The Pyrus communis chromosome 9, drPyrComm1.1, whole genome shotgun sequence genome has a segment encoding these proteins:
- the LOC137745364 gene encoding uncharacterized protein isoform X3 → MSSVLFKLEDFERAVAGRSQNREDVSSRHKQFIGAMREQILYVEKILEGTPIGDPLRNTEWVNLNEQDRDGLALFLSGGNNAEPTDGQEVEDSSILRRFLDPTTSSAKDSTSGIVEHKNREIEDLNTNGVVHVDRVIESRKENNLGKVGSYNRFGEGGSWDIGNTRLKSDFTDSFPQTSCNRYGGGESRDLEANEAKPESFSRTNVLGFLNTAWSVYGSRVTGSYTKRFKDGEEQSHSPSIADVSHGAQVQHQGTWLYRNFKELCMGIRTKVMYLRTWLGVFRARYERSPHHIQLQRHSIHVVLIILLTLIILGTLVSRLA, encoded by the exons ATGAGCTCAGTCTTGTTCAAG TTGGAGGACTTTGAAAGAGCGGTGGCAGGCAGGTCTCAAAATCGGGAGGATGTAAGTTCAAGGCACAAGCAGTTTATCGGAGCCATGAGGGAACAAATACTTTATGTGGAGAAGATCTTGGAGGGAACACCGATAGGCGATCCCCTGCGAAATACAGAATGGGTTAACTTGAATGAACAAGATAGAGATGGTTTGGCATTGTTTCTTTCTGGGGGAAATAACGCCGAGCCCACTGATGGTCAAGAAGTGGAAGACAGCAGTATCTTGAGAAGATTTCTTGATCCAACCACATCTAGTGCTAAAGACAGTACTTCTGGTATTGTTGAGCACAAAAACAGAGAAATTGAGGACTTGAATACGAATGGAGTGGTTCATGTGGACCGTGTTATTGAATCTAGAAAGGAGAACAACTTGGGGAAAGTTGGTTCTTATAACAGATTCGGTGAAGGTGGGAGTTGGGATATTGGCAATACAAGGTTGAAATCTGATTTTACAGATTCTTTTCCACAGACCTCTTGTAACAGATATGGAGGTGGTGAGAGTCGGGATCTGGAAGCTAATGAAGCCAAACCCGAAAGCTTCAGCAGAACAAACGTATTGGGGTTCTTGAATACTGCATGGAGTGTGTATGGGAGTAGGGTCACTGGGAGCTATACAAAGAGAtttaaagatggagaagaacAAAGTCATTCCCCATCAATTGCTGATGTTTCTCATGGCGCCCAG GTTCAGCATCAGGGGACGTGGTTGTATAGAAATTTTAAAGAGTTGTGCATGGGGATCCGGACAAAAGTTATGTACTTACGGACCTGGCTTGGTGTATTTAGGGCAAGATATGAAAGATCACCTCATCACATTCAACTTCAGCGGCATTCTATTCACGTGGTATTGATAATACTACTTACGCTCATTATTTTAG GCACACTGGTTTCCAGGCTTGCTTAA
- the LOC137745364 gene encoding uncharacterized protein isoform X2, whose product MASSLHQWESDPLFSAAEVVQDSADRMESVFRSLLHELSLVQVILSCQLEDFERAVAGRSQNREDVSSRHKQFIGAMREQILYVEKILEGTPIGDPLRNTEWVNLNEQDRDGLALFLSGGNNAEPTDGQEVEDSSILRRFLDPTTSSAKDSTSGIVEHKNREIEDLNTNGVVHVDRVIESRKENNLGKVGSYNRFGEGGSWDIGNTRLKSDFTDSFPQTSCNRYGGGESRDLEANEAKPESFSRTNVLGFLNTAWSVYGSRVTGSYTKRFKDGEEQSHSPSIADVSHGAQVQHQGTWLYRNFKELCMGIRTKVMYLRTWLGVFRARYERSPHHIQLQRHSIHVVLIILLTLIILGTLVSRLA is encoded by the exons gatGGAATCGGTTTTCCGCTCTCTGCTGCATGAGCTCAGTCTTGTTCAAG TGATTCTCTCCTGCCAGTTGGAGGACTTTGAAAGAGCGGTGGCAGGCAGGTCTCAAAATCGGGAGGATGTAAGTTCAAGGCACAAGCAGTTTATCGGAGCCATGAGGGAACAAATACTTTATGTGGAGAAGATCTTGGAGGGAACACCGATAGGCGATCCCCTGCGAAATACAGAATGGGTTAACTTGAATGAACAAGATAGAGATGGTTTGGCATTGTTTCTTTCTGGGGGAAATAACGCCGAGCCCACTGATGGTCAAGAAGTGGAAGACAGCAGTATCTTGAGAAGATTTCTTGATCCAACCACATCTAGTGCTAAAGACAGTACTTCTGGTATTGTTGAGCACAAAAACAGAGAAATTGAGGACTTGAATACGAATGGAGTGGTTCATGTGGACCGTGTTATTGAATCTAGAAAGGAGAACAACTTGGGGAAAGTTGGTTCTTATAACAGATTCGGTGAAGGTGGGAGTTGGGATATTGGCAATACAAGGTTGAAATCTGATTTTACAGATTCTTTTCCACAGACCTCTTGTAACAGATATGGAGGTGGTGAGAGTCGGGATCTGGAAGCTAATGAAGCCAAACCCGAAAGCTTCAGCAGAACAAACGTATTGGGGTTCTTGAATACTGCATGGAGTGTGTATGGGAGTAGGGTCACTGGGAGCTATACAAAGAGAtttaaagatggagaagaacAAAGTCATTCCCCATCAATTGCTGATGTTTCTCATGGCGCCCAG GTTCAGCATCAGGGGACGTGGTTGTATAGAAATTTTAAAGAGTTGTGCATGGGGATCCGGACAAAAGTTATGTACTTACGGACCTGGCTTGGTGTATTTAGGGCAAGATATGAAAGATCACCTCATCACATTCAACTTCAGCGGCATTCTATTCACGTGGTATTGATAATACTACTTACGCTCATTATTTTAG GCACACTGGTTTCCAGGCTTGCTTAA
- the LOC137745364 gene encoding uncharacterized protein isoform X1, producing the protein MASSLHQWESDPLFSAAEVVQDSADRMESVFRSLLHELSLVQGDCPDPKLHVSIDYRKRDLATTLETAKWQLEDFERAVAGRSQNREDVSSRHKQFIGAMREQILYVEKILEGTPIGDPLRNTEWVNLNEQDRDGLALFLSGGNNAEPTDGQEVEDSSILRRFLDPTTSSAKDSTSGIVEHKNREIEDLNTNGVVHVDRVIESRKENNLGKVGSYNRFGEGGSWDIGNTRLKSDFTDSFPQTSCNRYGGGESRDLEANEAKPESFSRTNVLGFLNTAWSVYGSRVTGSYTKRFKDGEEQSHSPSIADVSHGAQVQHQGTWLYRNFKELCMGIRTKVMYLRTWLGVFRARYERSPHHIQLQRHSIHVVLIILLTLIILGTLVSRLA; encoded by the exons gatGGAATCGGTTTTCCGCTCTCTGCTGCATGAGCTCAGTCTTGTTCAAGGTGACTGTCCAGACCCAAAGTTACATGTATCAATAGATTATCGCAAACGCGATCTTGCTACTACACTTGAAACGGCAAAGTGGCAG TTGGAGGACTTTGAAAGAGCGGTGGCAGGCAGGTCTCAAAATCGGGAGGATGTAAGTTCAAGGCACAAGCAGTTTATCGGAGCCATGAGGGAACAAATACTTTATGTGGAGAAGATCTTGGAGGGAACACCGATAGGCGATCCCCTGCGAAATACAGAATGGGTTAACTTGAATGAACAAGATAGAGATGGTTTGGCATTGTTTCTTTCTGGGGGAAATAACGCCGAGCCCACTGATGGTCAAGAAGTGGAAGACAGCAGTATCTTGAGAAGATTTCTTGATCCAACCACATCTAGTGCTAAAGACAGTACTTCTGGTATTGTTGAGCACAAAAACAGAGAAATTGAGGACTTGAATACGAATGGAGTGGTTCATGTGGACCGTGTTATTGAATCTAGAAAGGAGAACAACTTGGGGAAAGTTGGTTCTTATAACAGATTCGGTGAAGGTGGGAGTTGGGATATTGGCAATACAAGGTTGAAATCTGATTTTACAGATTCTTTTCCACAGACCTCTTGTAACAGATATGGAGGTGGTGAGAGTCGGGATCTGGAAGCTAATGAAGCCAAACCCGAAAGCTTCAGCAGAACAAACGTATTGGGGTTCTTGAATACTGCATGGAGTGTGTATGGGAGTAGGGTCACTGGGAGCTATACAAAGAGAtttaaagatggagaagaacAAAGTCATTCCCCATCAATTGCTGATGTTTCTCATGGCGCCCAG GTTCAGCATCAGGGGACGTGGTTGTATAGAAATTTTAAAGAGTTGTGCATGGGGATCCGGACAAAAGTTATGTACTTACGGACCTGGCTTGGTGTATTTAGGGCAAGATATGAAAGATCACCTCATCACATTCAACTTCAGCGGCATTCTATTCACGTGGTATTGATAATACTACTTACGCTCATTATTTTAG GCACACTGGTTTCCAGGCTTGCTTAA